Proteins found in one Rhodobacteraceae bacterium D3-12 genomic segment:
- the soxB gene encoding thiosulfohydrolase SoxB, translating into MISRRDFLQVSMAASALLGSSGFGNWARLAAQQSLSQDQLLEFDTFGNVSLIHVTDIHGQLKPIYFREPEINLGVGVAKGQMPHVTGAEFRAAYGIEDGSSAAYALSYEDFASLAKGYGRVGGMDRVATVVKAIRADRPDALLLDGGDTWHGSYTCHHTQGQDMVNVMNALTPDAMTFHWEFTLGSERVQEIVEGLPFAALGQNIFDAEWDEPAELFKPYNFFERGGVKVAVIGQAFPYMPIANPRWMFPEYSFGIRDANMQAMVDEVRAAGAELVVCLSHNGFDVDKKMASRVKGIDVILSGHTHDALPEPVQVGQTFIIASGSNGKFVSRIDLDVRDGKMMGIRHKLIPVFADVITPDAEMTKVIEVQRAPHEEKLREVIGSTDEVLYRRGNFNGTWDDLICNALISEREADIAMSPGVRWGPSLLPGDEITREDIWNVTSMSYGEAYRTEMTGEFIHVILEDVADNLFNPDPYYQQGGDMVRIGGMGYRIDVTKPQGERITDMTLLKTGEAIDPAKSYVVAGWASVNEGTEGPQIWDVVESHVRKVGTVTLDPNTSVQVVGG; encoded by the coding sequence ATGATTTCGCGGCGTGATTTTTTGCAGGTGTCGATGGCGGCCTCTGCGTTGTTGGGTTCGAGTGGCTTTGGCAATTGGGCGCGTTTGGCGGCGCAGCAGAGCCTTAGTCAGGATCAATTGCTGGAGTTCGATACCTTCGGCAATGTGTCGCTGATCCATGTGACCGATATTCACGGGCAGCTTAAGCCGATTTATTTCCGCGAGCCTGAGATCAACCTTGGGGTTGGGGTCGCCAAGGGGCAGATGCCGCATGTGACCGGAGCGGAGTTTCGGGCCGCTTATGGGATCGAGGATGGCAGCTCGGCGGCTTATGCGCTGAGCTATGAGGATTTTGCGTCGCTCGCCAAGGGCTATGGCCGGGTTGGGGGCATGGACCGGGTGGCGACGGTGGTGAAGGCCATTCGGGCCGACCGGCCGGATGCGTTGCTGCTGGATGGGGGCGACACATGGCACGGGTCATATACCTGTCATCACACCCAAGGGCAGGACATGGTGAATGTGATGAACGCGCTGACGCCTGATGCGATGACGTTCCATTGGGAATTCACGCTCGGGTCGGAGCGGGTTCAGGAGATTGTCGAGGGGTTGCCCTTTGCCGCCTTGGGGCAGAACATTTTTGATGCCGAGTGGGATGAGCCGGCTGAGTTGTTCAAGCCATACAATTTTTTCGAGCGTGGCGGCGTGAAGGTGGCCGTGATCGGGCAGGCGTTCCCGTATATGCCGATTGCCAATCCGCGCTGGATGTTCCCCGAATACAGTTTTGGTATTCGTGACGCGAACATGCAGGCGATGGTGGATGAGGTGCGCGCGGCGGGGGCCGAGCTTGTTGTGTGTCTGTCCCATAACGGGTTTGACGTGGACAAGAAGATGGCGAGCCGGGTGAAGGGCATTGATGTGATCCTGAGCGGGCACACCCATGATGCGCTGCCCGAGCCGGTGCAGGTGGGGCAGACGTTTATCATTGCCTCCGGGTCGAACGGCAAGTTCGTGAGCCGTATTGATCTGGATGTGCGCGACGGCAAGATGATGGGCATTCGCCACAAGCTGATCCCGGTTTTTGCCGATGTCATCACGCCGGATGCGGAGATGACAAAGGTGATCGAGGTTCAGCGCGCGCCGCATGAAGAGAAGCTGCGCGAGGTGATCGGGAGCACGGATGAGGTGCTTTACCGGCGCGGGAATTTCAACGGGACGTGGGATGATCTGATCTGTAACGCGCTGATTTCCGAGCGTGAGGCGGATATTGCGATGAGCCCCGGCGTGCGCTGGGGGCCGAGCCTGTTGCCCGGTGACGAGATCACCCGCGAGGATATATGGAACGTCACCTCGATGAGTTACGGCGAGGCGTATCGCACCGAAATGACCGGTGAGTTTATCCATGTGATCCTTGAAGATGTGGCCGACAACCTGTTCAACCCGGACCCGTATTACCAGCAAGGCGGGGACATGGTGCGGATCGGCGGCATGGGCTATCGCATTGATGTGACCAAGCCGCAGGGCGAGCGGATCACCGATATGACCCTGCTCAAGACCGGCGAGGCGATTGATCCGGCGAAGTCCTATGTTGTGGCGGGATGGGCCAGTGTGAACGAGGGCACCGAGGGGCCGCAGATCTGGGACGTGGTGGAAAGCCATGTGCGCAAGGTTGGCACTGTGACGCTTGATCCGAACACTTCGGTTCAGGTGGTGGGCGGATAG
- the soxA gene encoding sulfur oxidation c-type cytochrome SoxA, which translates to MNFKTVSIAAVIAVAMPIMGAADPDDGKLVINGEIEMVTTTKAPAHLSDALDTIYSGWHFRSKETQKMEADDFDNPGMIFAEQGADIWNTAEGSAGKSCADCHGAPDQMAGVKAVYPKYVEAAGEVRTLQMQVNDCRVNRMGAEAWKTDKGGSLNIEALLASVSRGLPVNVAIDGPAKATWEKGKEIYYTRYGQLQLSCASCHEDNYGNMIRADHLSQGQINGFPTYRLKNTKLNGSHSRFKGCIRDTRAQTFNPGSPEFIALELYVASRGNGLSVEGPSVRN; encoded by the coding sequence ATGAATTTCAAGACAGTGTCGATTGCCGCTGTGATCGCCGTTGCGATGCCGATCATGGGCGCCGCCGATCCGGATGATGGCAAGCTGGTCATCAACGGCGAGATCGAGATGGTCACCACGACCAAAGCGCCCGCGCATCTTAGTGACGCGCTGGACACGATCTATTCCGGTTGGCATTTCCGCTCGAAAGAGACGCAGAAGATGGAAGCCGATGATTTCGACAACCCCGGCATGATCTTTGCCGAGCAGGGGGCCGATATCTGGAACACCGCCGAGGGCAGCGCCGGGAAATCCTGTGCTGATTGTCACGGCGCGCCCGACCAGATGGCCGGTGTGAAAGCGGTTTACCCGAAATATGTCGAAGCCGCGGGCGAGGTGCGCACGCTGCAGATGCAGGTCAATGATTGCCGGGTGAACCGGATGGGCGCCGAGGCGTGGAAGACCGACAAGGGTGGTTCATTGAACATCGAGGCGCTGTTGGCCAGCGTGTCGCGCGGATTGCCGGTGAATGTCGCGATCGACGGCCCGGCCAAGGCGACATGGGAAAAGGGTAAGGAAATTTACTATACCCGTTACGGTCAGCTGCAGCTGAGCTGTGCGTCCTGCCATGAAGACAACTATGGCAATATGATCCGCGCCGATCACCTGTCACAGGGTCAGATCAACGGCTTTCCGACCTATCGGTTGAAGAACACCAAGCTGAACGGATCGCATTCGCGCTTTAAGGGCTGTATCCGCGACACGCGGGCGCAAACATTCAACCCCGGTAGCCCGGAGTTCATTGCGCTTGAGCTTTATGTGGCGAGCCGTGGCAATGGTTTGTCGGTTGAAGGCCCGTCGGTGCGCAACTGA
- the soxZ gene encoding thiosulfate oxidation carrier complex protein SoxZ, which translates to MAAGVKPRVKAPKKAEAGETVTLKTLISHKMESGLRKGKDGALIPRSIINRFTCEFNGKMVIDVTMEPSISTNPYFEFEAVVPEAGDFKFTWYDDDGSVYDTTKSVAVG; encoded by the coding sequence ATGGCAGCTGGTGTCAAACCCCGCGTGAAAGCGCCCAAGAAAGCCGAAGCCGGTGAAACGGTCACGCTGAAAACCCTGATCAGCCACAAGATGGAATCGGGGCTGCGCAAGGGCAAGGACGGGGCCCTTATCCCGCGCTCGATCATCAACCGGTTTACATGCGAGTTTAACGGCAAGATGGTGATCGACGTGACGATGGAACCGTCGATTTCGACCAACCCGTATTTTGAATTTGAAGCCGTTGTCCCGGAAGCGGGCGATTTCAAGTTCACATGGTATGATGATGACGGGTCGGTTTACGATACAACAAAGTCGGTCGCGGTCGGCTAA
- the soxY gene encoding thiosulfate oxidation carrier protein SoxY: MSFSRRDTLALGAGAVALTILPMGARASAADEAIAAFTGGADVGEGGVTLTAPEIAENGNTVPISVDAAGASAILVIASGNPNPNVATFNFGELAGSQSASTRIRLAGTQEVMAVAKMGDGSFKKATQTVKVTIGGCGG; encoded by the coding sequence ATGAGTTTCTCACGACGCGATACGCTGGCGCTGGGTGCTGGTGCTGTTGCCCTCACAATTTTGCCGATGGGCGCGCGCGCCTCGGCGGCGGATGAAGCGATTGCTGCCTTTACCGGCGGTGCAGATGTGGGCGAGGGCGGTGTCACGCTGACCGCGCCCGAGATCGCAGAGAACGGCAACACAGTGCCGATTTCGGTGGATGCGGCCGGGGCGTCGGCGATCCTTGTGATCGCCTCTGGCAACCCGAACCCGAATGTGGCCACCTTTAATTTCGGTGAGCTGGCGGGCAGCCAGTCGGCATCGACGCGCATCCGTTTGGCGGGCACGCAAGAGGTGATGGCCGTGGCCAAGATGGGCGATGGCAGCTTCAAGAAAGCAACCCAGACCGTGAAGGTCACCATTGGCGGCTGCGGCGGCTAA
- the soxX gene encoding sulfur oxidation c-type cytochrome SoxX: MRLTTLKHLVAVATVLGAGAAMAAEVAPKDVKFNDSAVEASLTGVAGDAATGQKVYASKKLGNCVACHEISSVDAAFPGNVGPSLDGVADRWSEAELRGILVNSKMTFEDTVMPAYYKVDGFIRPGKAYTGKAADDTFAPLLTGQQIEDLVAFLGTLKEE; encoded by the coding sequence ATGAGGTTGACGACATTAAAGCACCTCGTGGCAGTGGCCACAGTGTTGGGAGCCGGGGCCGCAATGGCGGCCGAGGTTGCCCCCAAGGATGTAAAGTTCAACGACAGCGCGGTAGAGGCATCGCTGACCGGGGTCGCGGGCGACGCGGCCACAGGTCAGAAAGTCTATGCATCGAAAAAGCTGGGAAACTGCGTGGCGTGCCACGAGATCAGCTCGGTTGATGCGGCGTTTCCGGGCAATGTCGGACCCAGTCTTGATGGGGTGGCGGACCGCTGGAGCGAGGCGGAGCTGCGCGGTATTCTGGTGAATTCGAAGATGACCTTTGAGGACACGGTGATGCCGGCCTATTACAAGGTTGACGGCTTTATCCGACCGGGCAAGGCCTATACCGGGAAAGCGGCGGACGACACGTTTGCCCCGCTTTTGACAGGTCAGCAGATCGAAGATTTGGTCGCGTTCCTAGGGACGTTGAAAGAAGAGTAA
- a CDS encoding thioredoxin family protein: MVIGLATSTGAVQAAELGDDGLHKTEWMRDTFKDLRDDLAEANAEGKRLVVFIEQRGCIYCTKMHKEIYPRPEISQYIKDNFFVVQMNLHGDDTAVDFDGQEAAQSDLMRKWGILFTPTVMFFPEEVPEGKAANMATVAVMPGAFGAQTTLDMFVWVNEKRYALDNGEDFQRYHARMIKERQEKAGE; encoded by the coding sequence ATGGTCATTGGCCTTGCGACCAGCACGGGCGCTGTGCAGGCGGCGGAGCTGGGGGATGACGGGCTGCACAAGACCGAATGGATGCGCGACACCTTCAAGGATTTGCGTGACGATCTGGCCGAGGCGAATGCCGAGGGCAAGCGGCTGGTGGTGTTCATCGAGCAGCGCGGCTGTATTTATTGCACCAAGATGCACAAGGAGATCTATCCCCGCCCGGAGATCAGCCAATACATCAAAGACAACTTCTTTGTGGTGCAGATGAACCTGCATGGTGACGATACGGCGGTTGATTTTGACGGTCAGGAGGCGGCGCAATCCGACCTGATGCGCAAATGGGGGATTCTGTTCACGCCGACGGTGATGTTCTTTCCCGAGGAGGTGCCAGAGGGCAAAGCCGCCAATATGGCCACCGTGGCCGTGATGCCCGGAGCCTTTGGCGCGCAGACGACGCTTGATATGTTTGTCTGGGTTAATGAGAAACGCTATGCGCTTGACAACGGAGAGGATTTCCAACGCTATCATGCAAGAATGATTAAGGAGCGTCAGGAAAAGGCCGGTGAGTGA
- a CDS encoding cytochrome c biogenesis protein CcdA: MMDITFLGALLAGFVAFFTPCILPMVPFYLSYMAGISMAELRGDGEIAPGAAKRLVISAIMFALGVTTIFMLMGMGATALGQTFIQWKEVLSYVAAAVIFVFGLHFLGVIRIGFLMREARMESKADPSTVFGAYAMGLAFGFGWTACVGPVLATILMMASGMGDIVQGALLLAVFGLGMTAPFVVAAVFARPFLTWLQKHRAKMAYVEKAMGVMLIVFALLIATGSVNVISNWMIEVFPSFTTLG; encoded by the coding sequence ATCATGGATATTACCTTTTTGGGCGCTCTTCTAGCCGGTTTTGTGGCGTTTTTCACGCCCTGCATCCTGCCGATGGTGCCATTTTACCTGAGCTACATGGCGGGAATCAGCATGGCCGAGCTGCGCGGCGATGGCGAGATCGCCCCCGGCGCGGCGAAACGGCTGGTGATTTCGGCCATCATGTTCGCCTTGGGGGTCACAACGATTTTCATGCTGATGGGCATGGGAGCGACCGCGCTGGGCCAGACGTTTATCCAGTGGAAAGAGGTGTTGTCCTATGTGGCGGCGGCGGTGATTTTCGTCTTTGGCCTGCATTTCCTTGGGGTGATCCGCATCGGGTTCTTGATGCGTGAGGCCCGGATGGAGAGCAAGGCGGACCCAAGCACCGTGTTTGGCGCTTATGCCATGGGCTTGGCGTTCGGATTTGGCTGGACCGCCTGTGTCGGGCCGGTTCTGGCGACGATCCTGATGATGGCGAGCGGCATGGGCGACATCGTGCAGGGCGCGTTGTTGTTGGCGGTGTTCGGGCTGGGCATGACCGCGCCATTCGTTGTGGCGGCGGTGTTTGCGCGGCCGTTTTTGACGTGGTTGCAGAAGCATCGCGCCAAGATGGCCTATGTGGAAAAGGCGATGGGCGTGATGTTGATCGTTTTCGCGTTGCTGATCGCGACGGGGAGTGTGAACGTGATTTCGAATTGGATGATCGAGGTGTTCCCGAGTTTCACCACGTTGGGGTGA